Proteins encoded in a region of the Altererythrobacter ishigakiensis genome:
- a CDS encoding phasin family protein: MADQAKSKIDAAAEQAYAEAAAKETKTETAAAPKAKAKPAAKKKVAKAPVKKAAPKKAVAKKKAAPKKKVAAKKAAPKKTAKVAAKKTAAPTNPITKAKDTIMATAKKAQNTDFTKAAKEAFADAQTRAKTAFAKTGELASEVTEFNKGNVEAVVESGKIFFAGMQDMGRDQFAATKTVVETVQDDFKKVAAVKSPTEFMQLQGELARRNFDAAVSFGSKNTEALVKLYNEAFAPISSRVSVAAEKIKKAA; this comes from the coding sequence ATGGCCGATCAAGCCAAATCGAAAATCGATGCCGCTGCTGAGCAGGCCTATGCCGAAGCAGCTGCGAAAGAGACCAAGACAGAGACAGCCGCGGCTCCGAAAGCCAAAGCCAAGCCTGCCGCAAAGAAGAAAGTGGCAAAGGCTCCGGTCAAGAAAGCGGCACCAAAGAAAGCCGTAGCCAAGAAAAAGGCTGCGCCGAAGAAGAAAGTCGCCGCCAAGAAGGCTGCACCAAAGAAAACCGCAAAGGTTGCTGCGAAGAAGACCGCAGCGCCTACCAACCCGATTACAAAAGCAAAGGACACCATCATGGCCACTGCTAAGAAAGCTCAGAACACCGATTTCACCAAGGCTGCGAAGGAAGCTTTTGCTGACGCGCAGACCCGCGCCAAGACTGCTTTCGCCAAGACTGGCGAGCTGGCTTCTGAAGTAACTGAGTTCAACAAAGGCAACGTTGAAGCCGTAGTTGAATCTGGCAAGATCTTCTTCGCTGGTATGCAAGACATGGGCCGCGACCAGTTCGCAGCGACCAAGACAGTTGTTGAAACCGTACAAGACGATTTCAAGAAGGTTGCAGCCGTAAAGTCGCCGACTGAATTCATGCAGCTTCAGGGCGAACTCGCTCGTCGTAACTTCGACGCAGCCGTTTCTTTCGGTTCAAAGAACACCGAAGCTCTCGTCAAGCTCTACAATGAAGCTTTCGCGCCGATTTCGAGCCGCGTGAGCGTTGCTGCTGAGAAGATCAAAAAGGCTGCATAA
- the clpS gene encoding ATP-dependent Clp protease adapter ClpS: MAGEGDDDAGTDNEVGIATKTKARPKKPSQYKVLLLNDDYTPMEFVVMVLKRFFGMDLEQATRVMLHVHQRGVGVCGVFPYEVAETKVNQVMDFARQNQHPLQCTLEKD, translated from the coding sequence ATGGCGGGCGAAGGCGATGATGATGCGGGTACTGACAATGAAGTGGGTATCGCGACCAAGACCAAGGCACGCCCAAAGAAGCCAAGCCAGTACAAAGTCCTTTTGTTGAATGATGACTACACACCGATGGAATTCGTTGTGATGGTTCTGAAGCGTTTCTTTGGCATGGACCTGGAACAGGCCACACGTGTGATGCTGCATGTTCACCAAAGAGGTGTCGGCGTGTGCGGTGTCTTCCCCTATGAGGTGGCTGAAACCAAAGTGAACCAGGTCATGGATTTTGCGCGACAAAACCAGCATCCGCTGCAGTGCACACTCGAAAAAGACTGA
- a CDS encoding LptF/LptG family permease — translation MLGVFALAASLLLLDKMLRLFDFVAVEGGPISVVFKMLGALIPEYASLAIPLGLLLGILLAFRKLAISSELDVLRAVGMGYGRLLRVPYAITLVLVAVNIALVFYIQPVSRYYYEQMEYELRSGALGASIKVGEFTTLKDRMALRIEESEDEGRRLKGIFARVANERDQVLSISAREGSFMATSDSPDTIILRLTDGTIVQDTGSRTPRVLSFTRHDLPIDLPTIEEFRERGDAEREYILPELLRIGWSDTEPIEVRAASQASFNFRLVEIVMMLLMPLLAVALAVPPKRSTSALGVFVSIIMVVSYHKVNQYGEDIASLGRVDPVLALWGPFVLFAALIVWMYWRVAHVPGGQAIGALETAAAKGGKAIKKLFKRRHSRQFVTPEAAPAE, via the coding sequence ATGCTGGGCGTGTTCGCACTGGCTGCATCGCTTTTGCTGCTCGACAAGATGTTGCGCCTGTTTGATTTTGTCGCTGTGGAAGGCGGCCCGATATCGGTCGTATTTAAGATGTTGGGTGCGCTGATCCCGGAATATGCCAGCCTTGCGATCCCTTTAGGCCTTTTGCTGGGCATCCTTCTGGCCTTTCGAAAGCTCGCGATATCCAGCGAACTGGATGTGCTGCGCGCAGTAGGCATGGGATATGGCCGGCTGTTGCGCGTACCCTATGCAATTACCCTTGTACTGGTCGCTGTAAACATTGCGCTTGTGTTCTATATCCAGCCGGTAAGCCGGTATTACTATGAGCAAATGGAATACGAGTTGCGGTCAGGCGCACTCGGCGCTTCAATCAAGGTAGGCGAATTCACCACGTTGAAAGATCGCATGGCTTTGCGCATCGAAGAAAGCGAAGACGAAGGGCGCCGCCTTAAGGGCATCTTCGCCCGGGTTGCCAATGAAAGAGACCAGGTACTTTCCATTTCGGCGCGTGAAGGCTCTTTCATGGCCACCAGTGACAGTCCCGATACGATCATTCTGCGCCTGACTGATGGAACAATCGTTCAGGACACGGGCAGCCGCACGCCGCGTGTGTTGAGTTTCACGAGACACGATCTTCCCATCGACCTGCCAACGATTGAAGAATTTCGCGAGCGCGGCGATGCTGAGCGCGAGTATATTCTGCCAGAGCTCTTGCGTATTGGATGGAGCGATACCGAGCCGATCGAAGTTCGCGCAGCTAGCCAGGCGAGCTTCAATTTCCGTCTGGTCGAGATCGTCATGATGTTATTGATGCCGCTATTGGCGGTCGCCTTGGCTGTGCCCCCTAAGCGATCGACCAGCGCACTGGGTGTGTTTGTATCGATCATTATGGTCGTCAGCTATCACAAGGTAAACCAATACGGAGAGGATATTGCATCGCTCGGCAGGGTTGATCCTGTTCTGGCGCTTTGGGGGCCATTTGTACTGTTCGCCGCCTTGATTGTTTGGATGTATTGGCGAGTGGCTCACGTACCGGGCGGGCAAGCTATCGGCGCATTGGAGACCGCAGCGGCGAAGGGTGGCAAGGCGATCAAGAAATTGTTCAAGCGCCGCCATTCACGCCAATTTGTCACGCCTGAAGCGGCGCCTGCGGAATAG
- the lptG gene encoding LPS export ABC transporter permease LptG codes for MQLDFFPSRTLTLYLAKMFIVRIIAVLVMLVLVLMMLDLLSTSGDILAVEGNGQAELVTYASLRIPQLIARFLPYSVLLATLIALVTLNQNSEVISMKAAGLSAHQVLAPLLLTAALVSAVSFVFNERVVTRATATLKAWDAAEFGAIPADSGVRANVYLTDGENVLSAASLIGSGDNISMRDVTWYQRSETGMILTQVRAPSATYAAPGWKLDDAVEFEVGTAQTGEPTTMIVGEGLSPADIELDTVDPDTKPFWELSESIEAYEAVGRRTAELRAKWWHKLSGPLSALLMPLLGSIAAFGLARSGQLFLRAIIGMALGFAYFVIDNAALAMGSFGGYPPFLAAWAPFFLFLLVGETVLIRTEE; via the coding sequence ATGCAGCTCGACTTTTTCCCATCGCGGACTTTAACCCTCTACCTTGCCAAGATGTTCATCGTGCGCATCATCGCCGTGCTGGTGATGCTGGTACTGGTACTGATGATGCTAGACCTTTTGTCTACAAGCGGTGATATTCTGGCGGTCGAAGGAAACGGGCAGGCGGAACTCGTCACCTATGCCAGCCTCAGGATTCCGCAGTTGATCGCGCGTTTCCTGCCCTATTCAGTATTGCTCGCAACGTTGATTGCCTTGGTCACGCTCAACCAGAACAGCGAAGTCATTTCGATGAAGGCCGCAGGGCTTTCAGCGCATCAGGTCTTAGCGCCGCTGCTGCTCACCGCCGCTCTGGTGTCAGCGGTCAGTTTCGTTTTCAACGAACGGGTCGTTACCCGCGCAACTGCGACGCTTAAGGCTTGGGATGCGGCCGAATTCGGCGCAATACCGGCGGATTCGGGGGTGCGCGCTAATGTTTATCTGACCGATGGAGAGAACGTACTCTCCGCAGCCAGCCTGATCGGGTCAGGCGATAATATCAGCATGCGCGATGTCACCTGGTACCAGCGGAGCGAGACGGGGATGATCCTGACGCAAGTACGCGCGCCAAGCGCGACTTATGCCGCACCCGGCTGGAAGCTGGATGATGCCGTAGAATTTGAGGTTGGCACCGCACAAACCGGCGAGCCGACAACTATGATAGTGGGCGAAGGCCTGTCGCCTGCAGACATAGAGTTGGACACGGTTGATCCCGACACCAAACCCTTTTGGGAATTATCGGAGTCGATCGAAGCCTATGAAGCTGTTGGGCGCCGTACCGCAGAGTTGCGCGCAAAATGGTGGCACAAGCTTTCGGGACCGCTGTCCGCCCTTCTGATGCCGTTGCTTGGATCCATTGCGGCCTTTGGCCTCGCCCGTTCAGGGCAGCTGTTCTTGCGGGCGATCATTGGAATGGCATTGGGCTTTGCCTATTTCGTGATCGACAATGCTGCACTCGCCATGGGGAGTTTTGGCGGCTATCCGCCCTTCCTTGCGGCATGGGCTCCTTTCTTCCTGTTCCTGCTGGTGGGTGAGACTGTCCTGATCAGGACAGAGGAATGA
- a CDS encoding GNAT family N-acetyltransferase, with translation MKRQEWSLRLARPEDAELMPAIEAAAGRKFLEIDGIGSAGSNTMPVDRLQRYIRKGHCLVSFVDERLVGFLVNEPFSRELHIWEMDVDLDYQGRGIGAGLIRACQIDARNSGYSAITLTTFRDVPWNGPFYARLGFEEVTALDAHPRLAGELALEADNGLPVERRCAMIHFLN, from the coding sequence ATGAAACGCCAAGAATGGTCGCTGCGCCTCGCGCGACCTGAAGATGCGGAACTGATGCCCGCAATTGAAGCGGCAGCAGGCAGGAAATTCCTGGAGATCGACGGTATTGGTTCGGCTGGATCAAACACAATGCCAGTTGATCGTTTGCAGCGTTACATCCGCAAGGGACACTGTTTGGTCTCTTTCGTCGATGAACGCTTGGTCGGTTTTCTGGTCAATGAGCCCTTTAGCCGTGAGCTGCATATCTGGGAGATGGACGTAGACCTGGACTATCAGGGACGCGGAATTGGTGCTGGACTTATCCGGGCTTGTCAGATCGATGCCCGCAATTCGGGCTATTCCGCGATCACCCTAACCACGTTCCGCGACGTGCCGTGGAATGGACCGTTCTATGCAAGGTTGGGATTTGAAGAGGTTACCGCGCTGGATGCACATCCGCGCCTGGCCGGTGAACTTGCGCTTGAGGCCGATAACGGCCTGCCCGTCGAACGCCGCTGCGCGATGATCCATTTCCTGAACTGA
- a CDS encoding fatty acid desaturase family protein, producing MENALNPANVAHAAKEPATRAQFISSDDKDMLRAARDLTKDLGEAKAGVYWPDMLLSIAVGYGTLAGAILVNSIPLAFALGVVSALALYRALMFIHELTHIHRDALPGFRTAWNLLVGIPMLVPSFMYEGVHTLHHKRTQYGTVEDPEYLPLALMKPWSLPAFVLIALLAPIGLLLRFAVLLPLGVVIPPLRRMVWEQASALMINPEFRRKPPEGRLAKRVFWQELGGFVWAWVLIGSVAVLGWRPLLIALAIVSLTAVLNQLRTLVAHLWENDGEPMTVTAQFLDSVNVPPPGMIAEIWAPVGLRYHALHHLMPSMPYHDLPEAHRRLRKELGEQSTYDGANHKGMVELVGRIAKSTMGVRREA from the coding sequence ATGGAAAATGCACTGAATCCCGCAAATGTTGCGCACGCTGCCAAAGAGCCGGCTACCCGAGCCCAGTTCATTAGCAGCGATGACAAGGACATGCTTCGTGCCGCCCGCGATCTGACCAAAGATCTGGGCGAGGCGAAGGCTGGCGTTTACTGGCCGGACATGCTGCTTTCGATCGCGGTAGGCTATGGCACATTGGCAGGCGCGATTCTGGTAAACTCTATCCCGCTTGCTTTTGCGCTCGGCGTTGTATCGGCATTGGCGCTTTATCGCGCGTTGATGTTCATTCACGAATTGACACATATCCATCGCGACGCATTGCCCGGCTTTCGGACAGCTTGGAATCTTCTGGTCGGCATTCCCATGCTGGTACCTAGCTTCATGTACGAAGGGGTGCACACTCTCCATCACAAGCGCACGCAATATGGAACTGTCGAAGATCCTGAGTACTTACCGCTGGCACTCATGAAGCCATGGAGCTTGCCTGCGTTTGTCCTGATCGCGTTGTTGGCGCCAATTGGATTGCTCTTGCGTTTCGCCGTGTTGCTCCCGCTGGGAGTGGTTATCCCGCCGCTTCGCCGGATGGTATGGGAACAGGCCTCTGCGCTGATGATCAATCCGGAATTCCGTCGCAAACCGCCAGAAGGACGTCTGGCGAAGCGGGTCTTTTGGCAAGAGCTGGGCGGATTTGTTTGGGCATGGGTTCTGATTGGCAGCGTTGCTGTGCTTGGCTGGCGGCCTTTGCTGATCGCACTCGCGATCGTTTCACTAACCGCGGTGCTCAATCAGCTGCGCACGCTGGTGGCGCATCTTTGGGAGAATGATGGAGAACCGATGACGGTGACCGCGCAATTCCTCGATAGTGTCAACGTGCCGCCGCCGGGCATGATCGCGGAAATCTGGGCGCCTGTGGGCCTGCGTTATCATGCGCTGCACCACTTGATGCCATCGATGCCTTACCATGATTTGCCAGAGGCACATCGCCGTTTGCGCAAGGAGCTTGGTGAGCAGTCAACCTATGATGGCGCAAACCACAAAGGCATGGTCGAGTTGGTTGGGCGGATAGCCAAAAGCACAATGGGAGTGCGCCGCGAGGCTTGA
- a CDS encoding N-acetyltransferase, with the protein MPQLRSEQIELITPDKNPFFGHAKAQLMIAWRQGKPVGRISAHIDKLALDMPKEQGFGPGTGMFGYFDAEDEAVAHVLLAEAERWLRSEEMERVLGPISMSIWEEPGLLVRGQDHSPMIMMGHHPAQYRSWIESYGFEPAKTLLTYDLDVSRDFPPLIQRIVKSGERNDRISVRQVVKKDWDAEVDIILSILNDAWSSNWGFVPFTPEEIAHAGKKLRPIIFEPLNMIAELDGEPVAFMLTFPDINQVLKKIDGKLFPFGWFHLLRWLRKPKDAGMRVPLMGVKKELHNSRVASQLAFMMISQIRKNASALYGSQRGEIGWILDDNQGMVAIADAIESKINREYIVFSKSLS; encoded by the coding sequence GTGCCTCAGCTGCGCAGCGAGCAGATTGAGCTTATCACACCAGACAAGAACCCGTTTTTCGGCCACGCAAAGGCACAGTTGATGATTGCCTGGAGGCAAGGGAAGCCAGTCGGTCGAATTTCAGCGCATATCGACAAGCTTGCCTTGGACATGCCGAAGGAACAAGGATTTGGCCCCGGCACAGGCATGTTCGGTTATTTCGATGCGGAAGACGAAGCGGTTGCCCATGTCCTGCTGGCCGAAGCAGAACGCTGGTTGCGATCCGAAGAGATGGAACGCGTTTTAGGCCCGATCTCCATGTCGATATGGGAAGAGCCGGGGTTGCTGGTACGCGGACAGGATCATTCACCGATGATCATGATGGGGCACCATCCTGCGCAATATCGGAGCTGGATCGAAAGTTACGGTTTCGAACCGGCGAAAACACTGCTGACTTACGATCTGGACGTGTCGAGAGATTTCCCGCCGCTGATCCAGCGGATCGTCAAGTCAGGCGAGCGAAATGATCGTATCTCCGTGCGCCAGGTCGTGAAAAAGGATTGGGATGCTGAGGTCGACATCATCTTGTCGATCCTGAACGATGCATGGTCCAGCAATTGGGGATTCGTGCCTTTCACCCCCGAAGAGATTGCCCATGCAGGCAAGAAACTGCGCCCGATTATCTTCGAACCGCTTAACATGATTGCAGAGCTGGATGGTGAGCCGGTCGCATTCATGCTGACCTTTCCTGACATAAATCAAGTGCTGAAAAAGATCGACGGAAAACTATTCCCTTTCGGCTGGTTCCATCTCTTGCGGTGGCTGCGCAAGCCAAAGGACGCTGGAATGCGCGTCCCGCTAATGGGCGTTAAGAAGGAACTTCACAACTCACGGGTTGCGAGCCAGCTTGCCTTCATGATGATCAGTCAGATCCGCAAGAATGCATCGGCTCTCTATGGCTCACAAAGGGGCGAGATCGGCTGGATCCTGGATGACAATCAGGGGATGGTGGCCATCGCCGATGCCATCGAAAGCAAAATCAACCGCGAGTATATCGTTTTCAGCAAGTCCCTAAGCTAA
- a CDS encoding response regulator: MSLSAQIAANLPYLRRYARALTGSQASGDKFVRATLEAALADEDLKAELAGGRVPLYRAFTALWSSTEDAVSAVSGSEHEEQAQQRLRTVTPLNRQALLLTSLEDFSPAQAAEILEVSEADIVQLVENAIDEIDREAATQVLIIEDEPLISMQLEDLVKTLGHEVFGTAATRTQAQEAVSEAKPGLVLADIQLADGSSGLDAVDDILTMGDVPVVFITAYPERLLTGDRPEPTYLVTKPFREQTVRAAISQALFFDSSKPLS; encoded by the coding sequence ATGTCACTTAGCGCTCAAATTGCAGCGAATTTGCCTTATCTGCGACGGTATGCGCGCGCGCTTACCGGATCACAGGCCAGCGGCGACAAATTTGTTCGTGCAACGCTAGAGGCGGCCCTCGCAGACGAGGATTTGAAGGCAGAGCTCGCTGGTGGGCGAGTCCCTCTCTACCGTGCCTTCACTGCTCTGTGGTCAAGTACGGAGGACGCGGTCAGCGCTGTTTCCGGCTCTGAACATGAAGAGCAAGCGCAGCAGCGCTTACGCACCGTTACACCGCTGAATCGGCAAGCACTTTTGCTCACGTCGTTGGAAGATTTCTCACCCGCACAGGCTGCGGAAATATTGGAAGTGAGCGAAGCAGATATCGTGCAACTGGTTGAAAACGCCATCGACGAAATCGACCGGGAAGCTGCCACTCAAGTGCTGATAATCGAGGATGAACCGCTGATCTCGATGCAGTTGGAAGATCTCGTCAAGACACTGGGCCACGAAGTGTTCGGAACTGCAGCAACACGTACACAAGCGCAAGAAGCGGTCTCCGAGGCCAAGCCCGGGTTGGTTCTGGCTGACATCCAGTTGGCTGACGGTTCATCCGGGCTTGACGCAGTAGATGACATTCTGACGATGGGCGATGTGCCTGTCGTATTCATCACTGCCTATCCTGAACGGTTGCTCACCGGCGACCGTCCCGAACCGACTTACCTTGTAACAAAGCCGTTTCGCGAACAGACGGTGCGCGCTGCCATTAGCCAAGCTCTGTTTTTCGATTCAAGCAAGCCTCTGAGCTGA
- a CDS encoding CHASE domain-containing protein, which produces MITTFSVLSIEASEHRREQVVMREVAQTLANELVRRSNTTEAYLRSGSALFATTPDVSLAMFQRFANELRLDSNAEGSEGIGWAEVIDRANVAEFQRMVSAEKGTNFQIRRQTGASGQTLAPITFLKPDTRESAAALGYDLYSHEVVSAAMDEAARMVRPTATAKLNLGEEGQTIDNGFLIFMPVFEGPLGARKLKGFVFSPFDAQFFLASAMNRSAHPDMGVRFYDGEVGEQNLLAQHVPAYASGMTMAEQITIGNRPFSVEVESARVGSLSPLSMATLLFGLATASLLMLLARLLTRQAVEDEASLAFFEEQNSIRNSLTRELNHRVKNTLASIVSIISLTRRRTDSLDEFADSLEGRVRALSATHDLLTNSEWGTTPLRSVVEVELAPYAGGDTEVVMDGPDIELAPNDALSLGLAIHELATNAAKYGALSRSGAKVTIKWERESDHLARLKWEERGGPEVKAERKRGFGTELIEKIVAHELRHPVDMRFEPEGVSCILRVPLRVSAEFHIRERLARLSD; this is translated from the coding sequence GTGATAACAACGTTTAGCGTGCTTAGTATTGAAGCAAGCGAGCATCGCAGGGAACAGGTGGTCATGCGCGAAGTGGCGCAGACGCTTGCGAACGAACTTGTCAGGCGCAGCAATACGACAGAGGCGTATCTGCGTTCGGGCTCGGCACTTTTCGCAACCACTCCAGATGTTAGCCTCGCCATGTTCCAGCGTTTCGCCAACGAACTAAGGCTCGATTCGAACGCAGAAGGATCTGAGGGAATCGGTTGGGCAGAGGTTATTGACAGAGCCAATGTCGCCGAATTTCAGCGCATGGTCAGCGCGGAGAAAGGAACCAATTTTCAAATCCGGCGGCAGACTGGCGCATCTGGCCAAACACTGGCACCGATCACCTTTCTGAAACCGGACACGCGGGAGTCGGCGGCGGCCCTAGGCTATGATCTATATTCGCACGAGGTGGTCAGTGCTGCAATGGATGAAGCAGCGCGCATGGTTCGACCAACCGCCACTGCCAAGCTGAATTTGGGAGAAGAAGGGCAGACAATCGATAATGGATTTCTGATCTTTATGCCCGTTTTCGAGGGACCCTTGGGCGCACGGAAGCTGAAAGGCTTCGTGTTCAGCCCGTTCGACGCGCAATTCTTCTTGGCATCGGCGATGAACCGGTCCGCCCATCCAGATATGGGTGTGCGCTTTTATGACGGAGAAGTTGGCGAGCAAAACCTGCTGGCGCAGCATGTCCCTGCATACGCGTCCGGCATGACAATGGCTGAGCAGATAACCATCGGGAATCGACCTTTCTCGGTCGAAGTGGAGTCGGCGCGCGTTGGCAGCCTGTCGCCGCTTTCGATGGCGACTCTCTTGTTCGGCTTGGCGACTGCAAGCTTGCTGATGCTTCTCGCCAGACTCTTAACTCGCCAAGCGGTTGAAGATGAAGCGTCGCTCGCTTTCTTTGAAGAGCAGAATTCAATTCGCAACTCTCTGACTCGCGAACTCAACCACCGCGTCAAGAATACCCTGGCTAGCATCGTGTCGATCATCTCTTTGACGCGTCGACGGACCGATAGTCTGGATGAATTTGCGGACAGTCTGGAGGGGCGCGTACGGGCACTCTCGGCAACACATGACCTTCTCACGAACTCGGAATGGGGTACGACCCCCTTGCGGTCCGTGGTTGAAGTCGAGCTTGCGCCCTACGCAGGCGGAGATACCGAAGTGGTCATGGATGGTCCGGACATAGAGCTTGCACCAAATGACGCCCTCTCTCTTGGCCTTGCCATTCACGAGCTTGCAACAAACGCTGCAAAATATGGCGCACTTAGCCGCTCGGGAGCGAAGGTGACCATTAAATGGGAGCGCGAGAGTGACCACTTGGCGCGCCTGAAATGGGAGGAGCGCGGGGGCCCGGAAGTGAAAGCTGAGCGCAAGCGGGGTTTCGGAACCGAGCTCATCGAAAAGATCGTGGCGCATGAATTGCGCCATCCCGTTGACATGCGGTTCGAACCTGAAGGAGTGAGCTGCATCCTGCGCGTACCCCTCCGCGTTAGTGCGGAGTTCCATATCAGGGAGCGGCTTGCCCGGTTGTCAGATTAG
- a CDS encoding NepR family anti-sigma factor has translation MGSSKEPAQTRSGRKSGKSVPSPDWADGLKTLYDSVVEEPLPDSFKDLLDKLDEQSDGPS, from the coding sequence ATGGGATCGAGCAAGGAACCAGCCCAGACACGTTCTGGTCGAAAATCCGGAAAGTCGGTCCCCTCTCCAGACTGGGCGGACGGCTTGAAGACGCTCTATGACTCGGTAGTTGAAGAGCCTCTGCCTGATAGCTTCAAGGATTTGCTGGATAAGCTGGACGAACAATCGGACGGTCCAAGCTGA
- a CDS encoding sigma-70 family RNA polymerase sigma factor: MAQSKRTAAQKLEFKRELEEVIPHLRAFARGLCGRPDMADDLVQEALMKAWAAQERFEPGTSMRAWTFVILRNAYLTDMRRNRFRGDYDETVAERILTAPAGQEEPIHLSDLQRAMQTLPAERREALLLVGAGGFSYEEAANICGCAVGTIKSRVGRARAALNSMLEEGAIPKRSVEDEGAHRAILEELDSVAARQAESAEN; this comes from the coding sequence ATGGCGCAAAGTAAGCGCACTGCCGCTCAAAAGCTCGAATTCAAACGTGAACTTGAGGAAGTCATTCCGCACCTTCGCGCATTTGCACGTGGCCTTTGCGGCCGGCCCGACATGGCTGATGATCTGGTACAGGAAGCGCTGATGAAAGCCTGGGCCGCTCAGGAACGATTCGAGCCGGGGACATCAATGCGCGCATGGACATTCGTTATTCTGCGCAATGCCTATCTCACGGATATGCGGCGCAATCGATTCCGTGGTGATTATGATGAAACCGTTGCCGAACGTATTCTAACTGCGCCTGCGGGACAGGAAGAGCCAATCCATCTCTCAGATTTGCAGCGCGCAATGCAGACGTTGCCCGCAGAGCGGCGGGAAGCGCTGTTGCTGGTGGGCGCAGGCGGATTTTCGTACGAAGAGGCCGCCAATATCTGCGGTTGCGCGGTCGGCACGATCAAAAGCCGTGTTGGTCGTGCACGCGCCGCGCTCAATTCAATGCTTGAAGAAGGCGCGATCCCGAAACGTTCTGTAGAAGACGAAGGTGCACATCGGGCAATTCTGGAAGAGCTCGACAGCGTCGCTGCCCGCCAGGCGGAAAGCGCCGAGAACTAA
- a CDS encoding superoxide dismutase — translation MAFALTPLPYAETALEPAISAHTLSFHHAKHHQAYVDKMNAAIEGTELDGKPMSEVIAAARGRNQGLFNNAAQSWNHAFYWHSMSPDGGVPSDELAAKIDDAFGSLDGLKDQLKSRGAGHFASGWVWLAEKDGKLSIEETHDGDTLADSEFNPLLTIDVWEHAYYLDHQNKRPAYLEAVVEEKLNWAFVSENLAQGSAWTYPS, via the coding sequence ATGGCCTTTGCCCTCACCCCCCTACCATATGCAGAGACAGCACTCGAACCGGCGATCTCAGCGCATACGCTAAGCTTCCACCATGCAAAGCACCACCAAGCCTATGTCGACAAGATGAATGCCGCGATTGAAGGCACCGAACTCGATGGCAAGCCTATGTCGGAAGTGATCGCTGCGGCACGTGGCAGAAATCAGGGTCTATTCAACAATGCCGCTCAAAGCTGGAATCATGCATTCTACTGGCATTCGATGAGCCCCGATGGAGGAGTACCTTCCGATGAACTGGCTGCGAAGATCGACGACGCATTCGGCTCGCTGGACGGTTTGAAAGACCAATTGAAATCGCGGGGTGCCGGCCACTTTGCGAGTGGTTGGGTCTGGCTAGCTGAGAAGGACGGCAAGCTGTCGATTGAGGAAACCCACGATGGCGACACGCTGGCAGACAGCGAGTTCAACCCACTGCTGACAATCGACGTGTGGGAACACGCCTATTATCTAGACCACCAGAACAAGCGTCCGGCGTATCTTGAAGCCGTTGTCGAGGAGAAGCTAAACTGGGCTTTCGTGTCGGAAAATCTGGCGCAGGGTAGTGCCTGGACTTATCCGTCCTGA